The Sorghum bicolor cultivar BTx623 chromosome 6, Sorghum_bicolor_NCBIv3, whole genome shotgun sequence genome contains the following window.
CAAACAAAGGTTTCAAACCAATTTCAGCAGAAATGGTTCCAACAACTGGATTCAAGTATGAGAACTTGAGTGTCAGCGCACTTCCGACAGCTGTGGACTGGAGGACCAAGGGAGCTGTCACACCTATCAAAAACCAAGGCCAATGTGGTACGTGCAATTGTGATCATACTTGAAACAATTAATTTTTTCCGTGATGAGATACATATACATGGTGATTAGGTTCTTTTGATGACATGTACAATGACACAAATAAATAATTGCAGGTTGCTGCTGGGCATTCTCGGCTGTAGCTGCCATGGAGGGCATTGTGAAGCTGAGCACGGGCAACCTCATCTCACTCTCCGAGCAAGAACTAGTGGACTGCGACACCCACAGCATGGACGAGGGTTGTGAGGGCGGCTGGATGGATAGTGCCTTTGAGTTCGTCATCAAGAATGGAGGCCTCGCCACCGAGTCAAGCTATCCATATAAGGCAGTAGATGGCAAGTGCAAGGGTGGATCAAAGAGCGCTGCAACCATCAAAGGTCACGAGGACGTGCCAGTAAACGATGAGGCTGCACTCATGAAGGCCGTGGCCAATCAACCTGTATCTGTCGCCGTCGATGCAAGTGACAGGACTTTTATGCTTTATTCCGGTGGTGTGATGACTGGCTCTTGTGGCACTGAGCTAGATCATGGGATTGCTGCCATCGGGTATGGCGTGGAGAGTGATGGCACAAAGTATTGGATTTTGAAGAATTCTTGGGGCACCACATGGGGAGAGAAGGGATTCCTAAGGATGGAGAAGGATATTTCTGACAAACAGGGAATGTGTGGCCTTGCCATGAAGCCTTCCTACCCCA
Protein-coding sequences here:
- the LOC8067744 gene encoding senescence-specific cysteine protease SAG39, producing the protein MVTSKAFLLAILGCASLCSSVLAARELSDAAMVERHENWMVEYGRVYKDAAEKARRFEAFKHNVAFVESFNTNKKNKFWLGVNQFADLTTEEFKANKGFKPISAEMVPTTGFKYENLSVSALPTAVDWRTKGAVTPIKNQGQCGCCWAFSAVAAMEGIVKLSTGNLISLSEQELVDCDTHSMDEGCEGGWMDSAFEFVIKNGGLATESSYPYKAVDGKCKGGSKSAATIKGHEDVPVNDEAALMKAVANQPVSVAVDASDRTFMLYSGGVMTGSCGTELDHGIAAIGYGVESDGTKYWILKNSWGTTWGEKGFLRMEKDISDKQGMCGLAMKPSYPTE